From the Helicobacteraceae bacterium genome, the window CCTCGTTAAAACTTGGGCGCGAGGCGAGCGTCAAAAGCGAGGTTTTTTCGCCGATCGCCTCTTCGCCGATCGCCTTTAGACGGCTTAACGTTTCCGCGTTGTTGGTTAGAAAACGGGTTTTGAGGTAATTAACGCCCCCGCTCGTCTCGTTCGCTTTGCGCTCGGCGCGATCAAACAAAGCGCGATCCGCTAGTCGGTAGCGGTAGGCGTATTTCGCCAGACGCAAATCGGCGTTGTCCTCTCGCAACTGCAGGCGGTATTCGGCGCGGCTGCTAAACATTCGATACGGCTCGTTCGCCCCTTTGGTTACTAGATCGTCGATCAAAACGCCGATATACGCCTCGTCGCGCCCTAAGACAAACGGATCCTCCCGCGCGATGAACAGCGAGGCGTTAATCCCCGCCATAATCCCCTGCGCCGCCGCCTCTTCGTAGCCTGTCGTGCCGTTAATCTGCCCCGCGCAAAATAGCCCCGCGATCCTCTTAGTCTCGAGACTATGCTTTAACTCCGTCGGCTGAATGTAATCGTATTCGATCGCGTAGCCGTAGCGGGTAATCTCCGCTTTTTCAAACCCGTTTATCGATCGAATAAACGCCTCTTGAACGTCGATTGGCAGCGAGGTGGAAAGCCCGTTAAGATAGTATTCGCCGCTTAAGCGCGATTGCGGCTCGACGAAAATCTGATGGCTCGTCCGATCGCTAAAACGGCTAATTTTATCCTCGACGCTTGGGCAGTAGCGCGGTCCCACGCCCGTGATCTGTCCGGTAAAGATCGGCGAGCGATCAAACGCCGCGCGGATAATTTCGTGCGTTTTTTCGTTGGTTTCGGCGATAAAGCAGGGGATTTGCGCGGGCGCGAAATTGGCGATCGGCGTTCTTAGGCTAAAAGGTTTGGGCGCCTCGTCGCACTCTTGCCTGATCAGTTTGCTAAAATCAATCGACTTCGCGTCTATGCGCGGGCAGGTGCCTGTTTTTAGCCTGCCTATCTCGAAACCTAGCGATCTTAACTGCGCCGCGAGCGTTATAGACGGCATCTCTCCCATGCGCCCCATTTTTAGTTTTTTTTCGCCTAGATGAACGACGGAATCCAAAAAAGTGCCGGTAGTTAATACGATCGCGGCGCAGCGATACTCCGCTCCCAATCTGGTTTTGCCGCCGACGATCCTGCCGCCTTCGATAATAAGCTCCTCTAACATATCTTGCGAAACGATCAAGTTTTGCTCGGCTAAGCAGTATTCGCGGGCAAAAAGCGGATAGGTATCCATGTCGATCTGAACGCGGCTGCCGCGCACCGCCGGACCTTTGGAGGCGTTTAGCGTGCGGTATTGCAGCGCGGCTTTGTCGGTCAAAATCCCGATAACGCCGCCCAAAGCGTCGGTCTCTTTGGCGAGGTGTCCCTTGCCGAGACCTCCGACGGCGGGATTGCAACTGATCGCGCCGATCTGAGAGATAAGCGGGGTTATCAACAGAGTTTTGCGTCCCGTTTTGGCGGCGGCGAGCGCGGCTTCTACTCCGGCGTGTCCGCCGCCGACAATGATTAAATCATATTTTTGCATTGGCGAAATTGTAATAAAATAACCGTTGAGCAACTAAAAGGGTCGATGTTGGAAGAAAATATTTCGCAAGAGCTAACCAATATATTAAACGATCTGGAACGGATCGGAACGCTAGTGGCGCGCAAAGAGGCGGAGCTTGGCATCGCGCGCGACGCGTCGATCGCAAAGCTAGGCGCGGACTGTTACGAGCTAAAAATCAACGATCGATCCTACTATCTCGACAAGGCGCGTTTTGAGGCGCTGGCGTCCCAAATCGGCGCGATCGCGAAAGAGTCGCTATGAGCGTCGTTACGAAACGGCTGGGTTTTTTTCTGATTTTCGACACGGTTTTATCGTTTTTATCGTTTCTGTTCGCGTATCTCTTGCGATTTAACTTCGATATTCCCCAGCCGTTTTTTGAGGGGCTTTGGTTCTATTTCCCGATCTTATGGGCGCTAAAAATCGGCGCGTTTGGCGCGTTTGGCGTCTATCGCGTCCCTTGGCGCTTCTTTTCGCTGGACGGATTGCAGCGGCTTGCATGGGCGCACGCGCTCGCCTACGCGCTCTTTTTCGCGCTGTTTTTCGCCGCGAGCGGCTTATCTGGCAATACCCTGCCCGATTTTTCCAAATCGATCCCCGTTATAGACGGCGCGATCTCTATCGTGCTGATCGGCGCGTTGCGCGTGGCTAAACGTTTCGTCGTCGAATCGCGCGCGCGCGGCGGCGAAACGGCAAAGGCGATCGCGATTGTGGGCGCGAACGAGAACGGCGAGCGGGTCTTTCGCTCGCTCGATCGCGGCAGATACGCGGCGCGTTTTTTTGTCGATTCCGATCCGCTTAAACGCAAACAGCGCATTCACGGGTTGGAGGTGGTAGGTTTCGACGAGTTTAAGGGGCTCGCCGCCAAACGCGGCGTTACGGAGGCGATTATCGCGGAGGACGGCGAAACCTCGCTAAAAGAGATTTACGAACGCTTAAGCGAAGCGGGCGTAACTCAGGCGAGGCGCGTCGCGCGGTTGGACGGCGAATATGAAAAGCTGAAAATCGAGGACCTTTTAGCGCGAAATCCAAAAGACCTTGACAAAGAGGCGATCGCCGCTTTTATCAAAGGCAAAAAGGTTCTCGTTACGGGCGCGGGAGGGACAATCGGCGGCGAGCTGTCCAAACAAGCGGAGCGATTTGGCGCCAGCGAGTTGATTTTGGTCGATTCAAGCGAATACAACCTCTACTCGATCGGACAGGAGCTTGAAAAGGCGCGCTTGATAACGCTAAACGTCTCCGATAGGGAGGCGGTAGATAGGTTGTTTGCCCAAACAAAGCCGCAGATCGTCCTGCACGCCGCCGCGTATAAACACGTCCCGCTGTCGGAGGCAAACCCGAAATCTACGGCGATCAACAACATAATCGGCGCTAAAAACTGTATCGACGCGGCGATCAAACATAGCGTCGAGGTCTTCACGCTAATCTCCACCGATAAGGCGGTGCGCCCGACAAACATAATGGGCGCGACCAAGCGCGTCTGCGAACTCTACCTACAAAACGCGCCTAGCGGCGCTACGCGCCTAGCGGCGGTGCGCTTTGGCAACGTGTTAGGATCGAGCGGATCGGTTATCCCGCGCTTTCGGCGGCTGATCGACGAAGGTAAGCCGCTCACCGTAACGCACCCTGAGATCACGCGCTATTTTATGCTGACGAGCGAGGCGTGCGAGCTTGTGTTGCAGGCGGCTTCGTTAGCGCGCGGCGGCGAAATTTTCGTGCTGGATATGGGCGAACCGGTCAAGATCGCCGATATGGCAAAAAAGATGCTCGCTTTGGCGAATAAGCCGGAGCTTGGCGTCGTATATACTAGTTTGCGCGCGGGCGAGAAACTTTACGAAGAGCTATTGATCGACGAGAGCGAAAAAACCGCGAAATACCCCTCTATTTTCGTCGGCAAACCCACAAAGACCGATTTCGCGGCGCTAAACGCGCAAATAGCCGCGCTTACGCAATCTAGCGACGAAGAGATAGCCGCGATCCTAAAGGCGATCGCGCCCGAATTTCACCACAACAAAGGAGCGTAACATGCAATCCATCTTTAGAGAATACGATATACGCGGTATTTTTGAAAAGGAGTTAAGCGCCGAGAGCGTCAAAAAAATAGGTTTTACGCTTGGACGCGAGATAGGAGCTGGCAAAGTCGTAGCGATTGGATACGACGCGCGCGTTCATTCGCCCGCGCTGTTCAACTATCTTGCCAGCGGCTTTAACCGCGCCGATCTAAAGGTCTTAAATATAGGTATGTCGCCCACGCCGGTTAGTTACTTCGCGGGTTTTCAGGAGTTTAACGGCGCGAAGCCGGACGCTACGGTGATGATCACGGGCAGCCATAATCCGCCCGAATACAACGGCTTTAAGATTACGATCGCCAACGCGCCCTTCTTTGGCGAGCAGATTTACGCGCTTGGACGAAAAGTCGCCGCCTGCGACGAGAGTATCCCCGATAATTTCGCCGCCGAAAAGATCGACGCGCTTAGCCGCTATATAGCCTATCTTAGCGAGCAGTTTAAGGGGTTAAAAGGGTTGAAAACGCCGCTTGTTTTCGATATAGGCAACGGCGTGGCGGCGATCGCGCTTAAGCCGGTTTTGCAAAACTTAGGGATCGAGGCGAAACTGCTATTTGAAGAGCCGGA encodes:
- the mnmG gene encoding tRNA uridine-5-carboxymethylaminomethyl(34) synthesis enzyme MnmG gives rise to the protein MQKYDLIIVGGGHAGVEAALAAAKTGRKTLLITPLISQIGAISCNPAVGGLGKGHLAKETDALGGVIGILTDKAALQYRTLNASKGPAVRGSRVQIDMDTYPLFAREYCLAEQNLIVSQDMLEELIIEGGRIVGGKTRLGAEYRCAAIVLTTGTFLDSVVHLGEKKLKMGRMGEMPSITLAAQLRSLGFEIGRLKTGTCPRIDAKSIDFSKLIRQECDEAPKPFSLRTPIANFAPAQIPCFIAETNEKTHEIIRAAFDRSPIFTGQITGVGPRYCPSVEDKISRFSDRTSHQIFVEPQSRLSGEYYLNGLSTSLPIDVQEAFIRSINGFEKAEITRYGYAIEYDYIQPTELKHSLETKRIAGLFCAGQINGTTGYEEAAAQGIMAGINASLFIAREDPFVLGRDEAYIGVLIDDLVTKGANEPYRMFSSRAEYRLQLREDNADLRLAKYAYRYRLADRALFDRAERKANETSGGVNYLKTRFLTNNAETLSRLKAIGEEAIGEKTSLLTLASRPSFNEAKLRAIDGYFEKVSAEAIEQILIAAKYDHYLTKQQEQIERMREMKTLSIPADLDFSAIEGLGAEITQKLKRFRPQTLFDAEQISGMTPAALDILAIKIAFLNRRR
- a CDS encoding polysaccharide biosynthesis protein, which codes for MSVVTKRLGFFLIFDTVLSFLSFLFAYLLRFNFDIPQPFFEGLWFYFPILWALKIGAFGAFGVYRVPWRFFSLDGLQRLAWAHALAYALFFALFFAASGLSGNTLPDFSKSIPVIDGAISIVLIGALRVAKRFVVESRARGGETAKAIAIVGANENGERVFRSLDRGRYAARFFVDSDPLKRKQRIHGLEVVGFDEFKGLAAKRGVTEAIIAEDGETSLKEIYERLSEAGVTQARRVARLDGEYEKLKIEDLLARNPKDLDKEAIAAFIKGKKVLVTGAGGTIGGELSKQAERFGASELILVDSSEYNLYSIGQELEKARLITLNVSDREAVDRLFAQTKPQIVLHAAAYKHVPLSEANPKSTAINNIIGAKNCIDAAIKHSVEVFTLISTDKAVRPTNIMGATKRVCELYLQNAPSGATRLAAVRFGNVLGSSGSVIPRFRRLIDEGKPLTVTHPEITRYFMLTSEACELVLQAASLARGGEIFVLDMGEPVKIADMAKKMLALANKPELGVVYTSLRAGEKLYEELLIDESEKTAKYPSIFVGKPTKTDFAALNAQIAALTQSSDEEIAAILKAIAPEFHHNKGA